ATGTGATGAAACAGGATATGAGCAGTTAGCTTTTCCTTAAGGATTAGTAGCATATTCTTTTAGCCAGATAGGAGGTTTACTAGTTCTCCCAAATCTTCTAATAGGTGAAGTTTCTACCAAATGGTTATTGGCTATAGAGGTCTGATGAGTAGATAAATTATGATTAGGTTCAGCTAATAATTCTGGCTCAATCTCAGTAGCTGCTTGAGTGGATTGGACTAGACTGTGATGAGTTGGTAAAGTAGGAATATGAGATGATGTAGGAAAATGTTAGGATATAGAAGAATGTGTAAAAGGAGATATAGAGGTATCATTAGGTAATACACTTGAGGTATGTCAATTTCAGGTAACAAAGAAGGTAGAGAATCGGGATGTTGAAAAGGGAATAGATTTTCTTTGAACAGAACATCTCTACTTACTAAGAACTCCTTAGTATGGATGTTGCACATCCTGTATCCATTTTGAGCGATCGAGTAGCCAAGGAAAATAGCTGGTGAGGCTCTAGGTGAAAATTTGTCACCCCTTTTTACATCAGTCACATAAACTAGGCAACCAAATATCTCCACATGGTCCAAGGAAGAAGAATGACCAAACAATAGTTCAAAGGGAGTCTTTCCTTGCAACACTTGTGTTGGCAGTCTCTTAATGGTATAGACTGCAGTTGATACACATTCCATCAGAACCTCAGTGGAACACCTGCTTGAAACCTCAGTGCCCTAGCAACATTAAGCATATGTCTACGCCTCCTCTCAGCTACTCTATTTCGCTGTGGAGTATAGACACAAGAACTATGATGAACAATCCCTAGAGACTGCAGCAATTCTATCATCCATGAGTTAAAAAACTTACAATCATTATCTGTTCTAAAATATTTCACAGTACAAGAATAGACATTCTTAATCATAATAAAGAATTGTCTAATAACAATAATCACTTCATCTTTAAAGGGCAACAAGAAAATCCAGGTAAACCTGGAATGATCCTCCACTAGTGTGAGAAAGTACTTCTTCCGATCATGAGTAGGTATCCTATAGGGACCCCAAACATCAACTTGAACAAATGAAAACATGAAGTATCAAGAGAAGTACTAATAGGAAATGAGAGTGGTGTTTGCTTAGCAATAGGACAGACAATACATTACTTAGTTTCACTATTACactttaaatgttaaaaacatcTTAGCTTTCTCAGAACATCAATTGGCACATGACCTAACCTCCTATGCCACAGAGATACATTTGATCTATCATCTTTTATTGTATTTACAAAGGATCTTCCAACATCTGACTTGTTTTTTTCTTCTCTACTTGCTTGGTATTTGTTACTTGATATGCAGATGCAAAGACCTTTATCCTCTTTACTAATACCCCCACTCTCCCATTGAGGAAATCCCGGAAAAGGCAAAAGTCAGGATAGAACAAAGCTGAGCACCTAAGCTCCTTTGTTAATTTTGAAATAGACAGAAGGTTATATTTGAAGTCTGGTATGTGTAACACATTGGTAATTTTTTGTCCTTGTAGCACACTTGTAGATCCTATATGCCTTACACTTGCTATTCTTTCTGTAGGCAGGTTTACTTTTCCAATACTGGATTCATCAACAGTCTTAGATTCTTCTAGATATTTAAGACTCTTTACAATGTGATTAGAAGCACTTATATCAACTATCCACCTAATCTCAACTTTGGTAACTATAGAGGGTGAGATCATACTTGCAGACATAACATTACTTGGTTGATCAACTTGGCTTATAGAGGTGATACTAGACTCTCCTAACAGATACAAAATCTGATTGTACTGATCAGCTGTAAACTGAGGTACTCCTGCAATTACACCTTGACCACCCTGACTGGTTGAAGTAAAGCTACTCTGCTGAGAATGTCCTGCACAATTAGCTATAGCCTCAAAACCTCCATTACTAGAACCAATACTAGTCTGAGCCCTTGTGTATTGAGAAACATTGTTAAGTTTAGTCTTCCTTTTTGGCTTGAAGTTTGAAGGGTATCCATGAAGCTTGTAGCAAGTATCTCTTGTGTGACCCTTGTAATTGCAATAGTCACAaaacaaattatttttattaGTCTTATAGCTAGTTGAAACTTGAGGAGTTCCTTTTCCACAAAATATAGCTATTTCCTCATTTACTGCAGAAGTTTGAGCAAAGTTAGTCATAGGTCCTCTACTCTCTTCTGCTATTATCATAGAATAGGCTTTGTTTATAGTTGGAGTAAGACTCATCATCATAATCTGGTTTCTAGATTGAGAATAAGTCTCATTCAGGCCCATCACTGCAACAACTTGTGATTGCCAAAATGTT
Above is a window of Nicotiana tabacum cultivar K326 chromosome 8, ASM71507v2, whole genome shotgun sequence DNA encoding:
- the LOC107763039 gene encoding uncharacterized protein LOC107763039, which codes for MGLNETYSQSRNQIMMMSLTPTINKAYSMIIAEESRGPMTNFAQTSAVNEEIAIFCGKGTPQVSTSYKTNKNNLFCDYCNYKGHTRDTCYKLHGYPSNFKPKRKTKLNNVSQYTRAQTSIGSSNGGFEAIANCAGHSQQSSFTSTSQGGQGVIAGVPQFTADQYNQILYLLGESSITSISQVDQPSNVMSASMISPSIVTKVEIRWIVDISASNHIVKSLKYLEESKTVDESSIGKVNLPTERIASVRHIGSTSVLQGQKITNVLHIPDFKYNLLSISKLTKELRCSALFYPDFCLFRDFLNGRVGVLVKRIKVFASAYQSLGIVHHSSCVYTPQRNRVAERRRRHMLNVARALRFQAVYTIKRLPTQVLQGKTPFELLFGHSSSLDHVEIFGCLVYVTDVKRGDKFSPRASPAIFLGYSIAQNGYRMCNIHTKEFLVSRDVLFKENLFPFQHPDSLPSLLPEIDIPQVLVQSTQAATEIEPELLAEPNHNLSTHQTSIANNHLVETSPIRRFGRTSKPPIWLKEYATNP